In Fimbriiglobus ruber, a genomic segment contains:
- a CDS encoding histidine phosphatase family protein, producing the protein MSRKLPQIYLARHGETAWALTGQHTGRTDIPLTDRGERNARSLAGRLRGLTFAAVFASPLQRARRTCELAGFGSVARTAPDLMEWDYGVYEGLTTDDVRKERPDWTLMRDGCPGGETIEEVNARAGRVVDGLRALTGDVLLFSHGHFLRFLACRWLDLPPADARCFLLSTASLSILGYEHGPDEPAVRLWNDDRHVEL; encoded by the coding sequence ATGAGCCGTAAACTCCCGCAAATTTATCTGGCCCGACACGGCGAGACGGCGTGGGCGCTGACCGGCCAACACACGGGGCGGACCGACATCCCCCTCACCGATCGGGGTGAGCGTAACGCCCGGTCACTGGCGGGCCGGCTGCGCGGGCTGACCTTCGCGGCCGTTTTCGCGAGCCCCCTGCAACGAGCCCGGCGAACCTGCGAACTGGCCGGGTTCGGGTCCGTCGCCCGAACCGCCCCCGACTTGATGGAGTGGGACTACGGGGTATACGAAGGACTCACCACTGACGACGTCCGCAAGGAGAGACCGGACTGGACACTGATGCGCGACGGGTGCCCCGGGGGAGAGACGATCGAAGAAGTCAACGCCCGGGCGGGGCGGGTGGTCGACGGACTGCGGGCGCTGACCGGAGACGTGCTGCTGTTCTCCCACGGCCATTTCCTCCGCTTCCTCGCCTGCCGGTGGCTCGACCTGCCGCCCGCGGACGCCCGCTGTTTTCTGCTGTCGACCGCGTCGCTCAGTATCCTGGGCTACGAACACGGTCCGGACGAACCGGCGGTCCGCCTCTGGAACGACGACCGGCACGTGGAGCTTTGA
- the pgm gene encoding phosphoglucomutase (alpha-D-glucose-1,6-bisphosphate-dependent) translates to MTNLSPLAGKPATPDLLIDVTRLERDYYERKPDYADTNQRVLFGTSGHRGTSSNGTFTEAHILAITQAVCDYRREKGIDGPVLVGKDTHALSAAVQRTALEVLAGNGMHATIAVNDAVTPVPVISRAVLAYNRSRREHLADALIATPSHNPPGDGGFKYNPPNGGPADTDVTTWIQKRANALLEAGNRDVKRTTHHAALTADTTHTADFVTPYVKDLALVVDMEAIRAAKLKLGVDPLGGSSLGCWEAINAHYRLDIRIVNKGIDPTFSFMSVDHDGQIRMDCSSPYAMANLVELKDQFQVAFGNDPDADRHGIVTPSSGLMNPNHYLAVAIRYLLTHRPAWREQAAVGKTLVSSGMIDRVVKDVNRRLLEVPVGFKWFAQGLFEGSLCFGGEESAGASFSQKDGGPWTTDKDGPVMALLAAEILATTGKDPGEHYQELAAKFGTSYYTRVDAAASPAEKAVLSKLRPEAVTATELAGEPIEAKLTRAPGNDAPIGGLKVVAANGWFAARPSGTENIYKIYAESFKNERHLTTIVEEAQQIVSRALASGAN, encoded by the coding sequence ATGACGAACCTCAGCCCCCTCGCGGGAAAGCCCGCGACTCCCGACCTGTTGATCGACGTGACCCGGCTGGAACGCGATTACTACGAGCGCAAGCCCGATTACGCGGACACGAACCAGCGGGTGCTGTTCGGGACCAGCGGCCACCGGGGGACGTCGTCCAACGGCACGTTCACCGAGGCCCACATTTTGGCCATCACGCAGGCCGTCTGCGACTACCGCCGCGAGAAGGGGATCGACGGCCCCGTCCTGGTGGGGAAAGACACGCACGCCCTCTCCGCGGCAGTCCAGCGCACCGCGCTGGAAGTCCTGGCCGGTAACGGCATGCACGCGACGATCGCCGTGAACGACGCCGTGACGCCCGTCCCCGTCATCTCCCGGGCCGTCCTCGCGTACAACCGTTCGCGGCGGGAGCACCTGGCCGACGCCCTCATCGCCACCCCGTCGCACAACCCGCCCGGCGACGGCGGTTTCAAGTACAATCCGCCGAACGGCGGTCCGGCCGACACCGACGTCACCACCTGGATTCAGAAGCGGGCCAACGCCCTCCTCGAAGCCGGCAACCGGGACGTGAAACGCACCACGCACCACGCGGCCCTCACGGCCGACACCACGCACACGGCGGACTTCGTCACGCCGTACGTCAAGGATCTCGCCCTCGTGGTCGACATGGAGGCGATCCGGGCCGCGAAACTCAAGCTGGGAGTCGACCCCCTCGGCGGGTCGTCCCTCGGGTGCTGGGAGGCGATCAACGCCCACTACCGGCTCGACATCCGGATCGTGAACAAGGGGATCGACCCCACGTTCTCGTTCATGTCGGTCGATCACGACGGGCAGATCCGGATGGACTGTTCCAGCCCGTACGCCATGGCCAACCTGGTCGAGCTCAAGGACCAATTTCAGGTGGCGTTCGGCAACGACCCGGACGCGGACCGGCACGGCATCGTCACGCCATCGAGTGGTTTGATGAACCCGAACCATTACCTGGCCGTGGCGATTCGCTACCTGCTCACCCACCGCCCGGCGTGGCGGGAACAGGCCGCCGTCGGCAAGACACTGGTCAGCAGCGGCATGATCGACCGCGTGGTGAAGGACGTCAACCGCCGGTTGCTCGAAGTCCCGGTCGGGTTCAAGTGGTTCGCCCAGGGGTTGTTCGAGGGTTCGTTGTGTTTCGGCGGGGAGGAGAGTGCCGGAGCCAGCTTCTCGCAGAAGGACGGCGGGCCGTGGACGACGGACAAGGACGGCCCCGTCATGGCCCTGTTGGCGGCGGAAATCCTGGCAACGACCGGGAAAGACCCGGGCGAACACTACCAGGAACTCGCCGCAAAATTCGGCACGTCGTACTACACCCGCGTGGACGCCGCGGCGTCTCCCGCCGAGAAGGCGGTGCTGTCGAAGCTGCGGCCGGAGGCGGTCACGGCGACCGAGTTGGCGGGAGAGCCGATCGAGGCCAAGCTGACCCGCGCCCCGGGAAATGACGCCCCGATCGGCGGCCTGAAGGTCGTCGCCGCGAACGGCTGGTTCGCGGCCCGGCCGTCCGGCACGGAGAACATTTACAAGATTTACGCGGAGAGCTTCAAGAACGAGCGACACCTGACGACCATCGTCGAAGAGGCCCAACAAATCGTCAGCCGGGCACTGGCGAGTGGGGCGAACTGA
- a CDS encoding F0F1 ATP synthase subunit A, translating into MTTATTPIPEAGSRNRGVVTAVRGSVIDARFERDLPPIYTVLRTGPEGRIVFEVLEQLDAYHVRGIALTPTGGLARGTAVEDSGGPLRVPVGKNIKSRMFDVFGTAIDRLGDVADVEWRSVHRAPPPLARRSTRSEVFETGIKIIDVLVPLERGGKAGLFGGAGVGKTVLLTEMIHNMAKRHDGVSIFCGIGERCREGEELYREMKKTGVLPNMVMVYGQMNEPPGSRFRVGHAALTMAEYFRDDEHRDVLLLADNIFRFIQAGMEVSGLMGQMPSRLGYQPTMGTELSQLEERMYLDFLGTMFLFVATASLFTIVPGYDPPTGSLSTTVALSLCVFAAVPIFGVRARGWRGYLASYLKPTFIMLPFNIISEFARTLALAVRLFGNMMSGAMIIGILLTITPFLFPIVMTALGLLAGIVQAYIFAVLATVYIAGATGDGEGLGMISCVESTVTSPVRLRLTFIRYSSHSLRRSLPLTHDRNSARRLLWRTVCDALEFHRFAITDWKTVWSPVNT; encoded by the coding sequence ATGACTACCGCAACGACACCAATTCCGGAAGCCGGAAGCCGGAACCGCGGCGTGGTCACCGCCGTCCGCGGTAGCGTAATCGACGCGCGGTTCGAACGCGACCTGCCGCCCATTTACACCGTGTTGCGCACCGGGCCGGAAGGCCGCATCGTGTTCGAAGTGCTGGAGCAACTCGACGCGTACCACGTCCGGGGGATCGCACTCACGCCGACCGGCGGTCTGGCCCGCGGCACGGCGGTGGAGGACAGCGGCGGACCGCTGCGGGTGCCGGTCGGCAAAAACATCAAGTCGCGCATGTTCGATGTGTTCGGGACCGCCATCGACCGTCTGGGAGACGTCGCGGACGTGGAATGGCGTAGCGTCCATCGGGCGCCGCCCCCGTTGGCCCGGCGGTCGACCAGGTCCGAAGTGTTTGAAACGGGCATCAAGATCATCGACGTCCTCGTGCCGCTGGAGCGCGGCGGGAAGGCCGGTTTGTTCGGCGGGGCGGGCGTGGGCAAAACGGTGTTGCTCACGGAGATGATCCACAACATGGCGAAGCGGCACGACGGCGTGAGCATTTTCTGCGGCATCGGCGAACGGTGCCGCGAGGGCGAGGAACTGTACCGCGAGATGAAAAAGACCGGCGTGCTGCCGAACATGGTCATGGTCTACGGCCAGATGAACGAACCGCCGGGCAGCCGGTTCCGGGTCGGTCACGCGGCCCTGACGATGGCCGAATACTTCCGCGACGACGAACACCGTGACGTACTGCTACTCGCCGACAACATTTTCCGGTTCATCCAGGCGGGGATGGAAGTCTCCGGGTTGATGGGCCAGATGCCGTCGCGGCTCGGCTACCAGCCGACGATGGGCACCGAGTTGTCGCAGTTAGAGGAACGGATGTACCTCGATTTCCTGGGCACGATGTTCCTGTTCGTCGCCACGGCCAGCCTGTTCACGATCGTCCCCGGGTACGACCCGCCGACGGGTTCCCTCTCGACGACGGTGGCGCTGTCGCTGTGCGTGTTCGCGGCGGTCCCGATCTTCGGCGTCCGGGCGCGGGGCTGGCGCGGGTACCTGGCCTCGTACCTGAAGCCGACGTTCATCATGCTCCCGTTCAACATCATCAGCGAGTTCGCGCGCACCCTGGCCCTCGCCGTCCGCCTGTTCGGCAACATGATGAGCGGGGCCATGATCATCGGCATCCTGCTCACGATCACGCCGTTCCTCTTCCCGATCGTCATGACCGCGCTCGGCCTGCTCGCCGGCATCGTCCAGGCTTACATCTTCGCCGTCCTCGCCACCGTCTACATCGCGGGTGCCACGGGCGACGGCGAGGGCTTAGGCATGATAAGTTGCGTTGAAAGTACTGTCACGTCGCCGGTTCGCCTCCGCCTGACTTTCATTCGATATTCGTCACATTCTCTCCGCCGGTCTCTACCACTGACACACGACCGCAACTCGGCACGCCGCTTGCTCTGGCGAACGGTATGCGATGCGTTAGAATTCCACCGATTCGCAATTACGGACTGGAAAACGGTCTGGTCGCCGGTCAATACTTGA
- a CDS encoding efflux RND transporter periplasmic adaptor subunit gives MKRSQTVSGLLLVVLLAAGSVAPGCRKSQGPPPAPPAPVIPISHPVQRTITDFVEYTGRTDAVNSLGVRARVTGYITQLPFKEGAEVKKGDLLYEIDPRPYKAQLDQAEGQLALAKSQLKLAQVTYDRYAAIKGAVSAQELDQYKAQVDQAAAQVEATRASLEVYKLNLEFTKVIAGIDGQVSRRYYTLGNLVNQDQTLLTTIVSVDPIQAYFDMDERTITQIRMAINDGRIKPKDSAAIPVLMGIEGDEGFPRRGTIDFVNNVVNPSTGTIAVRGEFPNPKPEHGRRLLSPGMFVRIRLPIGDPHNALLVVDRALGTDQGLKYAYVVDAEHKVQYRRVKVGALQDDGLRVIEDGLKPDDWVVVGGLQQLRPKSVADTEQVAMPTPGAPTSQAEAEGSVPQPGAKPAGAPTAGPPAKPAQPGTPPTQPGSPPPPPGSAPSAKSAQTGATTK, from the coding sequence TTGAAGCGTAGTCAAACCGTTTCCGGCTTGCTGCTCGTGGTACTACTGGCAGCCGGTTCCGTCGCCCCCGGCTGCCGCAAGAGCCAGGGACCGCCGCCCGCCCCGCCGGCCCCGGTCATTCCGATCAGTCACCCCGTCCAGCGCACGATTACGGACTTCGTCGAATACACCGGGCGGACCGACGCGGTCAACTCCCTCGGCGTCCGCGCCCGGGTGACCGGGTACATCACTCAGCTGCCGTTCAAGGAGGGGGCCGAGGTCAAGAAAGGCGACCTCCTCTACGAGATCGACCCCCGGCCGTACAAGGCCCAACTCGACCAGGCCGAGGGCCAACTCGCCCTCGCCAAATCGCAACTCAAACTCGCCCAGGTGACGTACGACCGGTACGCGGCCATCAAGGGGGCCGTCAGCGCGCAGGAACTCGACCAGTACAAGGCCCAGGTCGACCAGGCGGCCGCCCAGGTCGAGGCGACGCGGGCGAGCCTCGAAGTGTACAAGCTCAACCTGGAGTTCACCAAGGTCATCGCCGGGATCGACGGGCAGGTGAGCCGGCGCTACTACACGCTCGGCAACCTCGTGAACCAGGACCAGACGCTGCTCACGACGATCGTGTCCGTCGACCCCATACAGGCCTACTTCGACATGGACGAGCGGACGATCACCCAGATCCGGATGGCCATCAACGACGGCCGGATCAAGCCCAAGGACTCGGCCGCCATCCCGGTCCTGATGGGCATTGAGGGCGATGAAGGGTTTCCCCGGCGTGGGACCATCGACTTCGTGAATAACGTGGTGAACCCGTCCACGGGGACGATCGCGGTCCGCGGCGAATTCCCGAACCCCAAGCCCGAACACGGCCGCCGCCTGCTCTCGCCCGGCATGTTCGTCCGCATCCGCCTGCCGATCGGCGACCCGCACAACGCCTTGCTCGTCGTGGACCGCGCCCTCGGCACGGACCAGGGGCTGAAATACGCCTACGTCGTCGACGCCGAACACAAGGTCCAGTACCGCCGGGTCAAGGTGGGCGCTCTCCAGGACGACGGGTTGCGGGTGATCGAGGACGGGCTGAAGCCGGACGACTGGGTTGTCGTGGGTGGGTTGCAACAGTTGCGGCCGAAGTCGGTGGCCGATACCGAACAGGTGGCCATGCCGACGCCGGGGGCGCCGACCTCGCAGGCGGAGGCGGAGGGCAGCGTCCCACAACCCGGGGCGAAACCGGCCGGAGCCCCAACGGCCGGCCCGCCTGCGAAACCGGCCCAACCCGGTACCCCGCCCACTCAACCCGGGAGCCCGCCTCCGCCCCCCGGGTCGGCCCCCAGCGCGAAATCGGCCCAGACCGGCGCGACCACGAAATAA
- a CDS encoding efflux RND transporter permease subunit codes for MLSRFFIDRPIFAAVLSIVITLTGGLALLVLPVAQYPEISPPSIQVSITYPGASAAVVADTVAAPIEQQVNGVPGMLYQSSQSGNDGSYTLTVTFEVGTNLNTALVMVQNRVQLAMPQLPTEVQLQGITIRKKTPDILLVVSFYSPGNRYDDLYLSNFAMIAVRDELLRVDGVSDINIFGERDYSIRAWLDPQKLGAHNLTAMDVSAAILSHNIEAAPGQIGQPPLSRGGLGFQLPIDALGRLNETEQFGSIIVKTGSMSAPPAFAQITASAPAAAPNVGSGGGGSTGGAATNTRMGTGTNSGSSMLNSPLASQLGLTSQNPSMAVGTSASGFSAPGASTTPFSTSGGVMPGSLGVNATGGASASGGSSSGGGSSGGSSSGGGSSSSTGTSTDLFSTQAPANSSMTSDMSGTAGGSPGSSGGGSTSTTPVTGGMVGPNALKGGSLEQSPWPAAGIVRLRDVARLELGAQNYNNGATLDGGPSVGLAIHLLPGSNALATADRVQAKMEELKPRFPDGVDYKVVYDTTPFIRESVDDVVRTLFEAVGLVAVVVLIFLQNWRAAVIPLIAVPVAILGTFAVMFALGFSLNNISLFGLVLAIGIVVDDAIVVVENVERWLEKGLQPREAAYKAMEEVTGPIAAIALVLCAVFIPCAFVGGITGQFFRQFAVTITASTIFSAINSLTLSPALAAILMRPREHGDRATRILDVLLGWFFRLFNWGFETGTNVYARVIGWLLRVSLIVLILYGVLLGLTYWVFQKAPTGFVPDQDQGRLIVSVQLPDSASLQRTQVVMAQVEKIAMETKGVAHATSAAGMSLLLSANSSNFATVFVILDPFSARRDPNLSADAIMAQLRTRYAKEVRGADVKLFGAPPIPGLSVASGFKIMVQDRGDLGLPSLQKQTDDLVGKLQNDPAVVGTLTQFRSKTPQLYMDLDRAKVQALGVPLNDVNQTMQIYLGSLYVNSFNDFGRHWQVTVQAEGKFRSRTEDIGLLQVRNQWGEMVPLGTLVKMREINGPVSVNRYNLYTAAAVTGNVRPDVSSGDAIRNVNTAADQVLSRTAGTEWTELMFLQIRAGNTAIFVFLLAVVFVFLALAALYESWALPMAVILVVPLCLLCSVGGVMLSHKAVDIFVQIGLVVLVGLASKNAILIVEFAQVLRQQGKPRDEAAVEASRLRVRPILMTSLAFILGVVPLVIATGAGAEMRQSLGTAVFSGMLGVTLFGLFLTPVFFDLIQRVVDAKVFESGAPRWVGSAVLGAVLGLVTGYLIGQLSGGHHLRAPIAGAVAGSALALIVPSLWRTVRPGNGSPPPPPAKRPADSIGSPDGGPRS; via the coding sequence ATGCTCTCGCGATTCTTTATCGACCGCCCGATCTTCGCGGCGGTCCTCTCGATCGTCATCACGCTGACCGGCGGCCTCGCGCTGCTCGTGCTGCCGGTCGCCCAGTACCCGGAAATCTCGCCGCCCTCGATCCAGGTGTCGATCACCTACCCCGGCGCCAGCGCCGCGGTGGTGGCCGACACCGTGGCCGCGCCGATCGAGCAGCAGGTCAACGGCGTACCCGGCATGCTGTACCAGTCGTCCCAGTCCGGGAACGACGGGTCGTACACACTGACCGTCACGTTCGAAGTCGGGACGAACCTGAACACCGCCCTGGTGATGGTCCAGAACCGGGTCCAGCTGGCCATGCCCCAGCTCCCGACCGAAGTGCAACTCCAGGGCATCACGATCCGAAAGAAGACGCCGGATATCCTGCTCGTCGTCAGCTTTTATTCGCCGGGCAACAGGTACGACGACCTCTACTTAAGCAACTTCGCGATGATTGCCGTCCGGGACGAATTACTCCGGGTGGACGGCGTCTCGGACATCAACATCTTCGGCGAGCGGGACTACAGCATCCGCGCGTGGCTCGACCCGCAGAAACTCGGCGCCCACAACCTCACCGCCATGGACGTGTCGGCCGCCATCCTGTCGCACAACATTGAGGCGGCCCCGGGGCAGATCGGTCAGCCGCCGCTGTCCCGCGGCGGCCTGGGGTTCCAGCTCCCCATCGACGCCCTCGGCCGGCTGAACGAGACGGAGCAGTTCGGGAGCATCATCGTCAAGACCGGCTCCATGTCCGCCCCGCCGGCGTTCGCTCAAATCACAGCCAGTGCCCCCGCGGCAGCGCCGAACGTCGGATCAGGCGGCGGGGGTTCGACGGGCGGGGCGGCCACCAACACCCGGATGGGCACCGGCACCAACTCCGGCTCGAGCATGTTGAACAGCCCGCTGGCCAGCCAGCTCGGGCTGACCAGTCAAAACCCGTCGATGGCGGTCGGCACCAGTGCGAGCGGATTCAGTGCACCGGGCGCCAGCACGACGCCCTTTTCGACCAGTGGCGGGGTCATGCCGGGCTCGCTGGGCGTCAACGCAACGGGCGGGGCCAGCGCCTCCGGCGGGTCTTCGTCCGGCGGCGGATCGTCGGGCGGGTCTTCGAGCGGTGGCGGTAGCTCGAGCAGCACCGGGACAAGTACAGACCTCTTCAGCACTCAGGCCCCGGCGAATTCGTCGATGACCTCGGACATGTCCGGTACGGCCGGCGGCTCCCCGGGTTCCTCCGGCGGCGGTTCGACGAGTACGACACCCGTCACCGGCGGAATGGTCGGGCCGAACGCGCTCAAGGGCGGGAGCCTGGAGCAGTCGCCGTGGCCGGCGGCCGGGATCGTCCGCCTCCGCGACGTGGCCCGGCTCGAACTCGGGGCCCAGAACTACAACAACGGCGCGACGCTCGACGGCGGCCCGTCCGTCGGCCTCGCCATCCACCTCCTGCCCGGGTCGAACGCCCTCGCCACCGCCGACCGGGTCCAGGCGAAAATGGAGGAGCTGAAGCCCCGGTTCCCCGACGGGGTGGATTACAAGGTCGTGTACGACACGACGCCGTTCATCCGCGAATCGGTGGACGACGTCGTCCGGACGTTGTTCGAAGCGGTCGGCCTCGTGGCGGTGGTGGTCCTCATCTTCCTGCAGAACTGGCGGGCGGCGGTCATCCCGCTGATCGCCGTCCCGGTCGCCATCCTCGGCACGTTCGCCGTCATGTTCGCCCTCGGCTTCAGCCTGAACAACATCTCCCTCTTCGGGCTGGTGCTGGCCATCGGGATCGTCGTCGACGACGCGATCGTGGTCGTCGAGAACGTCGAGCGGTGGCTGGAGAAAGGACTCCAGCCGCGGGAGGCCGCGTACAAGGCGATGGAGGAAGTGACCGGGCCGATCGCCGCGATTGCTCTGGTTCTCTGCGCGGTATTCATCCCGTGTGCGTTCGTCGGCGGGATCACGGGCCAGTTCTTCCGCCAGTTCGCGGTGACCATTACGGCGTCGACCATCTTCTCGGCGATCAACTCGCTCACCCTGAGCCCGGCCCTGGCCGCCATCCTGATGCGGCCGCGGGAACACGGCGACCGGGCGACCCGAATCCTCGACGTCCTCCTGGGGTGGTTCTTCCGCCTGTTCAACTGGGGCTTCGAGACGGGCACGAACGTGTACGCCCGCGTCATCGGCTGGCTGCTCCGCGTCAGTCTGATCGTCCTGATCCTTTACGGCGTCCTGCTCGGGCTCACGTACTGGGTGTTCCAGAAAGCCCCGACCGGGTTCGTCCCGGACCAGGACCAGGGCCGGCTCATCGTCAGCGTCCAGCTACCGGACTCGGCCTCGCTCCAGCGGACGCAAGTGGTTATGGCCCAGGTGGAGAAGATCGCGATGGAGACGAAGGGCGTGGCCCACGCGACGTCGGCCGCCGGGATGTCCCTGCTGCTGTCCGCGAACAGCTCGAACTTCGCCACCGTGTTCGTCATCCTCGACCCGTTCAGCGCCCGCCGCGACCCGAATCTGTCCGCCGACGCGATCATGGCGCAGCTGCGGACCCGGTACGCCAAGGAGGTCCGGGGGGCGGACGTGAAACTGTTCGGGGCGCCGCCGATCCCCGGCTTGAGCGTGGCCAGCGGCTTCAAAATCATGGTGCAGGACCGGGGCGACCTCGGCCTGCCGTCCCTCCAAAAGCAGACCGACGACCTGGTCGGCAAGCTCCAGAACGACCCGGCCGTCGTCGGCACGCTCACACAGTTCCGGTCCAAGACGCCGCAACTGTACATGGACCTCGACCGGGCCAAGGTTCAGGCGCTCGGCGTGCCGTTGAACGACGTCAACCAGACCATGCAGATTTATCTGGGGTCGCTGTACGTCAACAGCTTCAACGACTTCGGCCGACACTGGCAGGTGACCGTGCAGGCCGAGGGGAAGTTCCGGAGCCGGACGGAGGACATCGGACTCCTTCAGGTGCGCAACCAGTGGGGGGAAATGGTTCCGCTCGGGACGCTGGTCAAGATGCGCGAGATCAACGGCCCGGTCTCGGTCAACCGCTACAACCTGTATACGGCCGCCGCGGTCACGGGGAACGTCAGGCCGGACGTCAGCTCGGGGGACGCCATCCGTAACGTCAACACCGCGGCCGATCAGGTGCTGTCGCGGACCGCGGGGACCGAGTGGACGGAACTGATGTTCCTCCAGATCAGGGCCGGGAACACGGCCATTTTCGTGTTCCTGCTGGCGGTCGTGTTCGTCTTTTTGGCCCTGGCCGCCCTGTACGAAAGCTGGGCGCTGCCGATGGCCGTCATCCTCGTCGTCCCCCTCTGCCTGCTCTGCTCGGTCGGCGGGGTGATGCTGTCGCACAAGGCGGTCGACATCTTCGTGCAGATCGGCCTGGTCGTGCTGGTCGGCTTGGCGTCCAAGAACGCCATCTTGATCGTCGAGTTCGCCCAGGTGCTGCGGCAACAAGGCAAGCCGCGGGACGAGGCGGCGGTGGAAGCGAGCCGGCTGCGGGTGCGGCCGATCCTGATGACGAGTCTGGCGTTCATCCTTGGCGTCGTCCCCCTGGTGATCGCCACCGGGGCCGGGGCCGAGATGCGGCAGTCGCTCGGGACGGCCGTCTTCTCCGGGATGCTCGGCGTCACCCTCTTCGGCCTCTTCCTGACGCCGGTCTTCTTCGACCTGATCCAACGGGTCGTCGACGCCAAGGTCTTCGAGTCCGGTGCCCCGCGGTGGGTGGGGTCCGCGGTGCTGGGGGCGGTACTCGGGCTGGTCACTGGTTACCTGATCGGGCAACTCTCCGGCGGCCACCACCTGCGGGCGCCGATCGCCGGGGCCGTGGCCGGCAGCGCGCTCGCCCTGATCGTCCCCTCACTTTGGCGCACGGTACGGCCGGGCAACGGTTCGCCCCCACCCCCGCCAGCGAAACGGCCGGCTGACTCGATCGGATCCCCGGACGGAGGGCCGCGCTCGTGA